From the genome of Clostridium sp. BNL1100, one region includes:
- a CDS encoding pitrilysin family protein yields MFKKVQLSNGLRLVYEKIPYVRSVSVGIWVGTGSRNETSENNGISHFIEHMLFKGTSKRSAKDIAECIDAIGGQINAFTGKECTCYYTKTLDTHLDIAVDVLSDMFFNSSFASDDINVEKRVVIEEIGMYEDTPEELVHDIFSEMVWDGNPLGYPILGTEMCINKFDKDMILKYMNEFYTPYNTVISVAGNFEEAKLIELVNKYFQDWKFGKTFSNKFSSAQYKVNKIVREKDTEQVHLCMGFEGIEHGNEKLYSLLSLNNILGGGMSSRLFQNIREKRGLVYSIYSYPSTYQGSGLFVIYAGMNPEHLQTVIDLTKTELNLIIKDGITKDELAKTKEQLKGNYILGLESTSSRMNSIGKSELMLGKINTPEEILQKIDRVNMDSVDEMIKRVFDFQKMSISAVGNIKNKI; encoded by the coding sequence ATGTTCAAAAAAGTACAATTAAGTAACGGGTTGAGACTTGTATATGAAAAAATTCCATATGTTAGGTCAGTTTCAGTAGGTATCTGGGTTGGCACTGGTTCCAGAAATGAAACTTCAGAAAATAACGGTATATCCCATTTTATTGAGCATATGCTTTTTAAAGGTACTTCTAAAAGGTCGGCAAAGGATATTGCTGAATGTATAGATGCCATTGGTGGACAGATAAACGCATTTACCGGTAAAGAATGTACATGTTATTATACAAAAACACTGGATACTCATCTTGATATTGCCGTGGATGTGTTGTCTGACATGTTTTTTAACTCCTCATTTGCCAGTGATGATATTAACGTAGAAAAGCGTGTTGTAATTGAAGAAATAGGTATGTACGAGGATACTCCTGAGGAATTGGTGCATGATATTTTTTCAGAAATGGTTTGGGACGGAAATCCATTAGGGTATCCAATCCTCGGTACTGAAATGTGTATCAACAAGTTTGACAAAGATATGATATTAAAGTACATGAATGAATTTTATACACCTTATAACACAGTAATATCTGTTGCAGGTAATTTTGAGGAAGCAAAGCTTATTGAACTTGTTAATAAGTATTTTCAGGATTGGAAATTCGGAAAAACCTTCAGTAATAAATTTTCTTCTGCACAGTACAAGGTTAATAAAATTGTACGTGAAAAGGACACAGAACAGGTTCACTTATGTATGGGCTTTGAAGGTATTGAACACGGGAACGAAAAGCTATATTCCTTATTATCTCTAAATAACATACTGGGAGGCGGAATGAGTTCTCGCCTGTTTCAAAACATAAGAGAAAAAAGAGGACTTGTTTATTCCATTTATTCATACCCATCTACTTATCAGGGATCAGGTCTTTTTGTAATATATGCAGGAATGAATCCGGAGCACCTCCAGACAGTAATTGATTTAACAAAAACAGAATTGAATCTCATAATAAAAGATGGCATAACAAAGGATGAATTGGCTAAGACAAAAGAACAGCTAAAGGGCAATTACATTTTGGGGTTGGAAAGTACCAGCAGCAGGATGAACAGTATAGGAAAATCTGAACTTATGCTTGGTAAAATAAACACTCCAGAAGAAATACTGCAAAAAATTGACAGAGTCAATATGGACAGTGTTGATGAAATGATTAAAAGGGTCTTTGATTTTCAAAAAATGAGTATTTCAGCAGTTGGGAATATTAAAAACAAGATATAA
- a CDS encoding polyribonucleotide nucleotidyltransferase has product MFKTFSMELAGRTLTVETGKLAQLANGSALIRYGDTVIMSSATASAAPRDGIDFFPLSVDYEERLYAVGKIPGGFIKREGKPSEKAILTSRVIDRPIRPLFPKDLRNDVAVVNTVMSVEQDNSPEIAAMIGASVAISISDIPFNGPIGGVVLGLIDGEVIINPNEEQRAKSKMYVTLAGTKEKITMIEAGADIVPDDVMLDAIKKGHEEIKKICDFINGIVKEIGKPKFTYESADVPADLFAAVKAFAYDKMRIAVLATDKQDRDAKVSELTEETQAALAEQFPEMESKINDAIYKLEKKVVREYILKEGKRVDGRRLDEIRALSAEVGILPRTHGSGLFQRGQTQVLTTVTLGAMGDVQMLDGIDTEETKRYMHHYNFPGYSVGEAKTSRGPGRREIGHGALAERSLVPVIPSETEFPYAFRLVSEVLMSNGSTSQGSVCGSTLALMDAGVPIKAPVAGISAGLVIDEENPDNFITFMDIQGIEDFFGDMDFKVAGTTEGITAIQMDIKVDGLNYEIIRQAFELTRKGRLQIINDVMLKAIPQPRKELSEYAPKIITTNIDPEKIRDVIGPGGKMINKIIAETGVKIDIEEDGRVYILTPDSAAAQKALRIIQGIAKDIEPGEVYLGKVVRITTFGAFVEILPGKDGLVHISKLDKKRVEKVEDVVNIGDEILVKVTEIDKQGRINLSRKDAMAEENTTEE; this is encoded by the coding sequence ATGTTTAAAACATTTAGCATGGAACTTGCAGGCAGAACACTAACAGTTGAAACAGGAAAACTTGCTCAATTGGCCAATGGGTCAGCGTTAATAAGATATGGAGATACTGTAATAATGTCTTCTGCAACCGCCTCAGCCGCACCAAGAGATGGAATTGATTTCTTCCCACTTAGTGTTGATTATGAAGAAAGATTATATGCAGTAGGAAAGATTCCCGGCGGATTTATCAAGAGAGAAGGAAAGCCTTCTGAAAAAGCAATATTGACTTCAAGAGTTATAGACAGACCTATCAGACCTCTTTTCCCTAAGGATTTGAGAAATGATGTAGCTGTTGTAAATACAGTAATGTCGGTGGAACAGGATAATTCACCTGAGATAGCTGCAATGATAGGCGCTTCCGTTGCAATAAGTATTTCGGATATTCCGTTTAACGGGCCTATCGGCGGAGTTGTTCTCGGTTTGATAGATGGCGAAGTAATTATAAACCCAAATGAAGAACAGCGTGCAAAAAGTAAGATGTACGTTACACTTGCCGGAACAAAGGAAAAGATAACAATGATTGAAGCAGGGGCAGACATAGTTCCTGACGATGTTATGTTGGATGCCATTAAAAAGGGTCACGAAGAGATAAAGAAGATTTGCGACTTTATTAATGGAATAGTAAAAGAGATTGGTAAACCCAAATTTACTTATGAATCAGCAGATGTTCCTGCGGACCTATTTGCAGCTGTTAAAGCATTTGCATACGATAAAATGCGTATTGCAGTTCTGGCAACGGACAAGCAGGATAGAGATGCCAAGGTTTCAGAATTAACAGAAGAAACTCAGGCAGCCTTGGCTGAACAATTTCCTGAAATGGAAAGCAAGATAAATGATGCTATATATAAGCTTGAAAAGAAAGTAGTACGTGAATATATATTAAAGGAAGGTAAGCGTGTTGACGGTAGACGTCTGGACGAGATAAGAGCTCTTTCCGCAGAAGTTGGTATACTGCCGAGAACACATGGCTCCGGTCTTTTCCAAAGAGGACAGACTCAGGTTCTTACTACTGTAACATTAGGTGCAATGGGTGATGTCCAGATGCTGGATGGAATTGATACCGAAGAAACCAAGAGATATATGCATCACTACAACTTCCCCGGATATAGTGTAGGTGAAGCAAAGACTTCAAGAGGTCCAGGAAGAAGAGAAATTGGACACGGTGCTTTGGCTGAAAGGTCACTTGTTCCTGTAATTCCATCAGAAACTGAATTCCCATATGCATTCAGGCTTGTATCAGAAGTATTGATGTCAAACGGTTCAACCTCACAGGGTAGCGTATGCGGTAGTACTTTGGCACTCATGGATGCCGGAGTTCCTATCAAGGCGCCTGTAGCCGGTATTTCAGCAGGTTTGGTTATAGATGAAGAGAACCCTGACAATTTTATAACCTTTATGGATATTCAGGGTATAGAAGACTTCTTTGGAGATATGGACTTTAAGGTTGCAGGAACTACAGAAGGTATTACTGCTATCCAGATGGATATAAAGGTTGACGGTCTTAATTATGAGATCATTCGTCAGGCATTTGAATTAACAAGAAAAGGTCGTTTGCAGATTATTAACGATGTAATGTTGAAGGCTATACCACAACCAAGAAAAGAGCTTTCAGAATATGCACCGAAAATAATAACTACCAATATAGATCCTGAAAAAATTCGTGATGTCATTGGACCAGGCGGAAAGATGATTAACAAGATAATCGCTGAAACAGGTGTAAAGATTGACATTGAAGAAGACGGCAGAGTATATATTTTAACACCTGACAGTGCAGCAGCACAAAAGGCTCTTAGAATAATACAGGGAATAGCAAAGGATATCGAACCGGGTGAGGTATACCTCGGTAAAGTTGTAAGAATAACAACTTTCGGTGCTTTTGTTGAAATATTACCGGGTAAAGACGGTTTGGTTCACATTTCAAAGCTTGATAAAAAGAGAGTTGAAAAAGTTGAAGATGTTGTTAATATCGGTGATGAAATTCTTGTAAAAGTTACTGAGATTGACAAGCAAGGAAGAATCAATTTGTCAAGAAAAGATGCTATGGCTGAGGAAAATACTACTGAAGAATAA
- the rpsO gene encoding 30S ribosomal protein S15 has product MVKDVKQEIIAKYQLHEGDTGSPEVQVAILTERINHLNDHLKVHKKDYHSGRGLLKMVGARRSLLNYLKKNDIERYRAIIEKLGLRK; this is encoded by the coding sequence ATGGTTAAAGATGTAAAGCAAGAAATAATTGCTAAGTATCAGTTGCATGAAGGTGATACTGGTTCACCGGAAGTTCAGGTTGCTATTCTTACAGAGAGAATCAACCACCTTAATGATCACTTAAAGGTTCATAAAAAGGATTACCATTCAGGAAGAGGACTTCTTAAAATGGTTGGTGCAAGAAGAAGCTTGTTAAATTATCTTAAAAAGAATGATATCGAAAGATACCGTGCAATTATTGAAAAACTTGGTCTAAGAAAATAA
- a CDS encoding MoxR family ATPase: MVYINNNSALLKKIADNVENVIVGKRNAIELAIIALISNGHVLLEDVPGVGKTSLVSALAKSISASFKRIQFTPDVLPSDITGFSIFNQKTGEFEFRPGTAMCQILLADEINRTSPKTQSSLLEIMEENQVTVDGTTYKLPKPFMVLATQNPIEYIGTYPLPEAQMDRFFIKISLGYPQQGEEVYIVSRFLEDNPLETLEAVATSDDILQIQKDVKQVYIDKTLKNYVIDIVSMTRKNQYIALGASPRGSIAVCRAAQAWAYFNGRDYVIPEDIKKMLLPTLSHRLVLKQEAKLKKMSSSDILTSIIDKVYIPMVDNYEKK; the protein is encoded by the coding sequence ATGGTTTATATTAATAATAATTCTGCTCTATTAAAAAAAATTGCCGATAATGTTGAAAATGTAATTGTAGGAAAAAGAAATGCTATTGAATTAGCAATAATCGCACTTATTAGTAATGGACACGTTCTTTTAGAGGATGTCCCCGGCGTAGGTAAAACGAGCCTAGTTTCAGCCTTGGCCAAATCCATTTCGGCATCTTTTAAGAGAATCCAGTTTACCCCTGATGTTCTTCCCTCCGATATAACAGGTTTTTCAATATTTAATCAGAAAACAGGAGAATTCGAATTCAGGCCCGGAACTGCTATGTGCCAGATTCTTCTTGCCGATGAAATTAACAGAACCTCACCCAAAACTCAGTCCAGCTTGCTGGAAATAATGGAAGAGAACCAAGTCACTGTTGACGGCACTACATATAAGCTTCCAAAGCCATTTATGGTTCTGGCAACTCAAAATCCCATTGAATATATTGGTACATACCCTCTTCCTGAGGCACAGATGGACAGGTTCTTTATAAAAATATCTCTTGGATACCCTCAGCAAGGTGAAGAAGTTTACATTGTATCTAGATTTTTAGAAGATAATCCATTGGAAACTCTTGAAGCAGTTGCAACCAGTGACGATATTCTACAAATTCAAAAAGATGTAAAACAGGTTTACATAGATAAAACCTTGAAAAATTATGTCATTGATATTGTAAGTATGACAAGAAAGAACCAGTATATTGCCCTTGGTGCAAGTCCGAGAGGTTCAATTGCAGTATGTCGTGCGGCACAGGCATGGGCATATTTCAACGGCAGAGATTATGTGATCCCGGAAGATATAAAAAAGATGCTTTTGCCTACACTTTCACACAGACTTGTTTTAAAGCAGGAAGCTAAACTCAAAAAAATGTCTTCCTCTGACATATTAACTTCAATAATTGACAAGGTATACATACCTATGGTAGATAACTATGAGAAAAAGTAG
- a CDS encoding DUF58 domain-containing protein, whose translation MRKSRITFIFLFILSIIFLYNFGGFVSFFFFNTFVALLILSLAYTIFVFVRIKFIQEIDKRVIVKGENVRLVVKISNEDILVYPYVFATFFSSHSSFKGKNSSQSLSISPKSGKEFIFDMECKFRGEYDVGLSEIYIEDFLGLIKLKYKIPEPKKIIVYPKIEHLANFNILSSGSSDSQSTENGIQDNINNIKDIREYIAGDSFRKIHWKLTARNEKLMVKNYEGTTDANVNILLDLRKNVYNDEENIIIEDKLIEAAIAVLYFYLSKGVSVNYVYFNKKLEVFKASNMMEFEQIYKLLSCINFDQQVPMPDILRLHSESCSNSSDMIIFTSILDIDLYNEMYKSQMANHTVTLIYVSPDNSGNVKSGIIEDIMENLPEIGIKAYSIHPDDDIKILLGGSD comes from the coding sequence ATGAGAAAAAGTAGAATTACCTTTATATTTTTATTTATATTGTCAATAATATTTTTATATAATTTCGGTGGTTTTGTATCCTTCTTCTTTTTCAACACCTTTGTTGCCTTATTGATCTTATCTCTTGCATATACCATATTTGTCTTTGTAAGAATCAAATTTATACAGGAAATAGATAAAAGGGTTATTGTTAAAGGAGAGAACGTAAGGCTTGTTGTAAAGATTTCAAACGAGGATATTTTAGTGTACCCTTATGTTTTTGCAACCTTTTTTAGTTCGCATTCCTCGTTTAAAGGCAAAAATTCTTCACAAAGTTTGTCCATTAGCCCCAAGTCCGGTAAGGAATTTATCTTTGATATGGAATGTAAATTCAGAGGTGAGTATGACGTGGGTCTAAGTGAAATCTATATTGAAGATTTTCTAGGTTTAATAAAGTTAAAGTATAAAATACCTGAACCGAAAAAAATTATTGTTTACCCTAAAATTGAGCATCTTGCAAATTTCAATATCCTGTCTTCGGGAAGTTCCGATTCTCAAAGCACTGAAAACGGCATACAGGATAATATAAATAATATTAAAGATATACGTGAATACATTGCCGGAGACAGTTTCAGAAAGATACACTGGAAGCTTACAGCAAGAAATGAGAAACTTATGGTTAAAAACTATGAGGGTACTACAGATGCAAACGTTAATATACTTCTTGACCTAAGGAAAAATGTCTATAATGACGAAGAAAATATTATAATTGAAGATAAGCTGATTGAAGCGGCTATTGCCGTACTGTATTTTTATTTGTCCAAAGGAGTTTCTGTCAATTATGTATACTTCAATAAAAAACTTGAGGTGTTTAAGGCCTCTAATATGATGGAGTTCGAACAAATCTACAAATTATTATCATGTATTAACTTTGATCAGCAGGTACCGATGCCCGATATTCTGAGGCTCCATTCGGAATCCTGTTCAAATTCATCGGATATGATTATTTTTACCAGTATATTGGATATCGATTTGTATAATGAAATGTACAAATCACAGATGGCGAACCATACTGTCACTCTTATTTATGTATCACCGGACAATTCCGGAAATGTTAAATCCGGCATCATCGAAGATATAATGGAAAATCTCCCCGAAATCGGTATTAAGGCATATTCCATACATCCTGACGATGATATTAAAATCTTACTTGGAGGTTCGGACTGA
- a CDS encoding transglutaminase-like domain-containing protein, whose product MVRENKYGVFVNLILVILLSLSVCQTLYTSLFMTYRWNINIFLYVIPLTFVFYLALKNKVTCIVSGVLLFLFAGFVFVIIYLSNSFSSYSIWLIDTMQGYINEPNSRYQAITLFFIAFIVTLMVYIFAVKLYNIYLVSFVTFSLFFGQAYANIFVSKPAFVLFLFSFLLYYFFYILKGRTEEKSYDPGNRLKYLLYIIPVCIAVLVISFSFPIGTKRISWSWLDHKLDNAIESFSQKNTSSFDFFSLNATGFGSNDILGGNISPDKTHVMDVKSEYYNLYLKASSKAYYNGHGWYDTDPVFNPVYGNAVVALNNINMDANQLEVGALINNSSSKDELYKSSKIEVKFKNLKTKSLFIPPKTFQITPKKELGLFTDRAGMISAEKPQNSNFEYIVNFDYMFLNSDKFKDRLRKSYKGYWMDNINEYEKNQYKLIFNIDIDNLSVENKQIIDSVNIFSVLQEQLRDIYSKYVSLPSTVTQRVRDLAENITINQGNNYDKAKAIETYLATNYPYTLKPGKPPLKKDFVDYFLFEGKKGYCTYYATAMTVMLRCLGIPARYVEGYILPPDNRNGVFKVTNQQAHAWVEAYFEGFGWIPFEPTSPFVAAMYQDNHIRPVIASNMTGQYYDEYRRMMEKYQREGQNHSIDLSGNFPIGSKDTNTTRVAFIIAISLISLILLSLLFVVLFNRIRFYYLLGKIRKQNSNDAVLTGYKYIIKLFKMQNVTISAGETPFQFGIRVEKLMDFKGYSFNKYDFNIITEYYVKARYSRDTLPDEAKQDMINFIETVLKLTSDKVSKVKFNFYKYFLGKV is encoded by the coding sequence ATGGTACGTGAGAATAAATACGGTGTATTTGTTAACTTAATATTAGTAATCCTTTTATCCTTGTCTGTTTGTCAGACCCTGTACACATCTCTTTTTATGACATATAGATGGAACATAAACATATTTCTTTACGTAATACCACTAACTTTTGTTTTTTATCTAGCACTTAAAAATAAAGTTACCTGTATAGTATCCGGTGTTTTATTGTTTCTATTTGCAGGTTTTGTTTTTGTTATTATTTATCTTTCAAACAGCTTTAGTTCCTACTCCATTTGGCTGATTGATACAATGCAGGGATACATTAACGAACCTAACTCGCGCTATCAAGCAATAACCTTGTTTTTTATAGCCTTTATTGTTACTCTTATGGTATATATCTTTGCCGTAAAACTATATAATATCTACTTAGTCAGCTTTGTAACCTTCAGCTTGTTCTTCGGTCAGGCCTATGCCAATATTTTTGTAAGTAAACCGGCTTTTGTACTTTTCTTATTTTCATTTCTGCTATATTACTTTTTTTACATATTGAAAGGAAGGACCGAGGAAAAATCTTACGACCCGGGTAACAGACTAAAATATCTGCTGTATATAATTCCTGTCTGCATTGCCGTTTTAGTTATTAGTTTTAGCTTTCCAATAGGGACTAAAAGAATTTCTTGGTCATGGCTTGACCATAAGTTGGATAATGCCATTGAGAGCTTTTCACAAAAAAATACCTCCTCTTTTGATTTCTTTTCTTTAAACGCTACAGGATTTGGAAGCAATGATATTCTGGGGGGTAATATCAGTCCTGACAAAACTCATGTTATGGATGTAAAATCAGAGTATTATAATCTATATCTAAAAGCATCTTCAAAAGCATATTATAATGGTCACGGATGGTATGACACTGATCCTGTTTTTAACCCTGTCTATGGAAACGCAGTGGTTGCTTTAAATAATATAAACATGGATGCTAATCAGCTTGAAGTAGGAGCTCTGATAAACAACTCAAGTTCTAAAGACGAATTGTATAAAAGTTCAAAAATAGAGGTCAAATTTAAAAATTTGAAAACCAAATCACTATTCATTCCTCCAAAAACCTTTCAGATAACACCAAAAAAAGAACTGGGATTATTTACAGACAGAGCCGGAATGATTTCTGCCGAGAAACCTCAAAACAGCAATTTTGAATATATTGTCAATTTTGATTATATGTTTTTGAATAGTGACAAATTCAAAGACAGATTAAGAAAAAGCTACAAAGGATATTGGATGGATAACATAAACGAATATGAAAAAAATCAATACAAACTTATATTTAATATCGACATAGACAACCTGTCGGTTGAAAACAAACAAATCATCGACAGTGTAAACATATTCAGTGTCCTTCAGGAGCAATTACGTGATATTTATTCAAAATACGTTTCATTGCCAAGTACAGTAACTCAAAGAGTTCGGGATCTGGCCGAGAATATAACTATAAATCAAGGCAATAACTATGATAAGGCAAAGGCTATAGAAACTTATCTGGCTACAAACTATCCTTATACGTTAAAGCCGGGTAAACCGCCTTTGAAAAAGGACTTTGTTGACTATTTCCTTTTTGAAGGCAAGAAAGGATATTGTACATATTATGCAACCGCAATGACTGTGATGCTAAGGTGCTTAGGGATACCAGCCCGTTATGTTGAAGGTTATATTTTGCCTCCGGACAATAGAAACGGTGTTTTTAAGGTTACAAACCAGCAGGCTCACGCATGGGTTGAAGCATATTTTGAGGGATTCGGATGGATTCCCTTTGAACCTACCTCCCCATTTGTTGCAGCAATGTATCAGGATAACCACATAAGACCTGTTATTGCCAGTAATATGACCGGTCAGTATTATGATGAGTATCGGAGAATGATGGAGAAATATCAAAGAGAAGGTCAAAATCATTCTATCGATCTTTCCGGTAATTTCCCCATCGGCAGTAAGGATACCAATACAACCCGTGTAGCTTTTATTATAGCTATTTCATTGATTTCATTAATTCTGCTGTCTTTATTGTTCGTCGTTTTATTTAACAGAATAAGATTTTACTATCTGTTAGGTAAAATAAGAAAGCAAAATTCTAATGATGCAGTTCTGACCGGCTACAAATATATTATTAAGCTGTTTAAAATGCAAAATGTTACTATTTCAGCAGGAGAAACACCTTTTCAGTTTGGAATCAGAGTTGAGAAACTAATGGATTTTAAAGGGTACAGTTTTAATAAATACGATTTTAATATAATAACAGAATATTATGTCAAGGCTAGATACAGCAGGGACACCCTTCCTGACGAAGCAAAACAGGATATGATTAACTTTATTGAAACTGTATTAAAGCTAACTTCTGACAAAGTAAGCAAAGTCAAATTTAATTTTTATAAATATTTTCTTGGTAAAGTATAA
- a CDS encoding DMT family transporter, giving the protein MKSFMPKLALFCAAFIWGSSFFIMKDTVDVFPPHILLGFRFTIACILLGVIFYRRLKNITFEYLWKGGVIGLFLFLGYSTQTIGITNTTPGKNAFLTAIYCVIVPFLFWLVDKSKPDIYNYSAAVICLTGIGLVSLTGSFTIGIGDAFTLLGGFIYAAHLVAVAKLGKGKDPIVLTIIQFGFAAVFSWVTGLTTEHIPTEVSIQNVAGILYLAVFATAVALLFQNIGQKYTHPSAAAIILSLESVFGIMFSIIFYGEQLTVRLAWGFLLIFIAVVISETKLSFIKKSKKAENQ; this is encoded by the coding sequence ATGAAATCATTTATGCCAAAGCTGGCGCTTTTTTGTGCTGCATTTATATGGGGGAGTTCATTTTTTATAATGAAGGATACCGTTGACGTATTTCCACCGCATATTCTTTTGGGGTTCCGATTTACTATAGCTTGTATTCTGCTTGGTGTGATATTTTACAGAAGGCTTAAGAATATAACTTTTGAATACCTTTGGAAAGGTGGAGTCATTGGCCTTTTTTTGTTTTTGGGGTATAGTACTCAAACTATTGGTATAACAAATACTACACCCGGTAAAAATGCGTTTCTGACTGCAATTTATTGTGTAATCGTACCGTTCTTATTCTGGCTTGTTGATAAGTCAAAGCCGGACATATACAATTACTCAGCCGCAGTTATCTGCCTTACAGGTATTGGACTGGTTTCTCTTACAGGAAGCTTTACTATAGGAATTGGCGACGCTTTTACTTTGCTTGGCGGTTTTATATATGCTGCTCACCTTGTGGCTGTTGCAAAACTGGGTAAAGGGAAGGACCCTATAGTACTTACCATAATCCAGTTCGGATTTGCTGCTGTTTTTTCTTGGGTAACAGGTCTTACCACAGAACATATTCCGACAGAAGTAAGTATACAAAATGTTGCGGGTATTCTGTATTTGGCTGTTTTTGCTACTGCAGTAGCTCTGCTGTTCCAGAATATTGGACAAAAGTACACCCATCCTTCTGCTGCTGCAATCATATTGAGCCTTGAATCAGTATTCGGTATAATGTTTTCAATTATTTTTTATGGTGAGCAGTTGACAGTCAGACTGGCCTGGGGTTTTCTGCTTATATTTATTGCAGTTGTCATTTCTGAAACAAAGCTGTCTTTTATAAAGAAGTCAAAAAAGGCTGAGAATCAATGA
- a CDS encoding DUF6803 family protein, producing MENMMTHYMELLASNQPWNLILFMAIPVICAETIAVTELAILFTRNLSGGLRKLNKITSIFAGLYFTGVFLYLLFNAVIPLTANGEWRGFGDVVAVGFYLLGIVPLLGMALLDMNIIGRKRNEVGKLKLHSIFVGIFLVVAHIAMIFGMLDPSLFMMKM from the coding sequence ATGGAGAACATGATGACTCATTATATGGAACTTTTGGCATCAAACCAGCCATGGAACCTTATACTCTTTATGGCAATACCGGTTATATGTGCTGAAACCATAGCTGTAACAGAGCTAGCAATACTCTTTACTAGAAATTTATCAGGCGGTCTGAGAAAGCTGAATAAGATAACAAGTATTTTTGCAGGCCTTTATTTTACAGGTGTATTTTTATACCTGCTTTTCAATGCAGTAATTCCGTTAACCGCAAACGGAGAGTGGAGAGGCTTTGGAGATGTGGTAGCAGTAGGCTTTTATCTTTTGGGAATAGTTCCTCTGCTGGGAATGGCTTTGTTGGATATGAACATTATAGGCAGAAAAAGAAACGAAGTGGGAAAACTCAAGCTACACTCAATTTTCGTCGGAATATTCCTTGTAGTAGCCCATATTGCAATGATATTTGGTATGCTTGACCCATCATTATTTATGATGAAAATGTAA